One part of the Oncorhynchus kisutch isolate 150728-3 linkage group LG22, Okis_V2, whole genome shotgun sequence genome encodes these proteins:
- the LOC109867798 gene encoding protein C12orf4 homolog isoform X2, with protein sequence MNTVVLLHPQNTNVQTTLEHARPEEPSWDEDFADVYHELIHSPASDTLLNLEHNYFVSVSELISERDMELKKLQERQATEMDKVMQELGKTMTDQDVNAVASQHFDAQQVLENKWANELKQVTHIQKQEYQEWVIKLHQDMQNPNNSTINEEIKVQQSQLTEESEPGVRLYEEQRQLEESFTIHLGAQLKTMHNLRLVRADILDFCKHRRHGSRGTKLRRLQTALSLYSSSLCGLVLLVDNRVNSYSGIKRDFATVSKECTDFHFPRLEEQLEVVQQVMLYARSQTSKHKDQPEVPRNGSSCEDKNQNVEKNSSNILPGEFYISRHSNLSEVHIVFHLCVDDNVRSGNITAREPAIMGLRNILKVCCTHDVTNITIPLLLVHDMSEEMTIPWCLRRAELVFKCVKGFMMEMASWDGGISRTVQFLVPQSISEEMFYQLSNMLPQIFRVSSTLTLTSKR encoded by the exons ACTACACTGGAACATGCTCGTCCTGAGGAGCCCAGCTGGGATGAGGACTTTGCAGATGTTTACCACGAGCTCATCCACTCCCCGGCCTCTGACACTCTGCTCAACCTGGAACACAACTACTTTGTCAGTGTCTCGGAGCTCATCAGTGAGAGAGACATGGAGCTGAAGAAGTTACAAGAGAG GCAGGCAACAGAGATGGACAAAGTCATGCAAGAACTGGGAAAGACCATGACTGACCAGGATGTAAATGCAGTTGCATCTCAACACTTCGATGCCCAGCAG GTGCTGGAGAACAAGTGGGCCAATGAACTGAAACAGGTGACTCATATTCAGAAGCAGGAGTATCAGGAGTGGGTGATCAAACTGCACCAGGACATGCAGAACCCCAATAACAGCACTAttaa TGAGGAGATCAAGGTGCAGCAGAGCCAGCTGACAGAGGAGTCTGAGCCTGGGGTCAGGCTGTATGAGGAGCAGCGACAGCTGGAGGAGAGCTTCACCATCCACTTAG GTGCACAGCTGAAGACAATGCACAACCTGCGACTGGTGCGGGCGGACATACTGGACTTCTGTAAGCACCGTCGCCATGGCAGCAGAGGGACCAAGCTGAGGCGGCTGCAGACTGCTCTGTCCCTCTACTCCTCGTCCCTGTGTGGCCTGGTATTGCTGGTGGACAACAGGGTCAACTCCTACAGTGGCATcaagagag ACTTTGCCACAGTATCTAAAGAGTGTACAGACTTCCACTTCCCTCGCCTGGAGGAGCAGCTGGAGGTTGTCCAGCAAGTGATGCTTTATGCCCGGTCTCAGACCAGCAAGCACAAAGACCAGCCTG AAGTTCCTAGGAATGGAAGTAGTTGTGAAGATAAgaaccaaaatgtggaaaagaatTCTTCCAATATCTTACCAG GTGAATTCTACATCTCCCGCCACTCCAACCTGTCTGAGGTCCACATAGTGTTCCACCTGTGTGTGGATGACAACGTCCGCTCAGGTAACATTACGGCCCGGGAACCTGCCATCATGGGCCTGCGCAACATCCTCAAGGTCTGCTGCACGCATGATGTCACCAACATCACCATCCCTCTGCTACTGGTCCACGACATGTCAGAG GAGATGACTATCCCATGGTGCCTGAGGAGGGCTGAGCTGGTCTTCAAATGTGTCAAAG GTTTCATGATGGAGATGGCATCGTGGGATGGAGGGATCTCACGGACAGTCCAGTTTCTAGTTCCACAG AGTATCTCTGAGGAGATGTTCTACCAGTTGAGCAACATGCTGCCTCAGATCTTCCGTGTCTCGTCCACCCTCACACTCACCTCCAAACGCTGA